From the genome of Malus sylvestris chromosome 6, drMalSylv7.2, whole genome shotgun sequence, one region includes:
- the LOC126626520 gene encoding NEP1-interacting protein-like 2 — translation MESVGLQRVGVVQRLPLLVVNLVAGALVLLFALAGFFTGGIAGALAGKASDRGVVRGAGLGAVAGAVLSVEILEASRDLLRLGRPGWRRSSLMVTLANLRHDVDGGAETRGLSRDVLKKLPSDVILKDTKAARGCCCTICLQDVEEGETARTLPMCQHTFHLACVDKWLSRHGSCPLCRRDL, via the exons ATGGAGAGCGTTGGGCTTCAAAGAGTTGGAGTCGTTCAACGTCTTCCGCTCCTCGTCGTCAACTTAGTTGCTGGGGCTCTGGTTTTGCTTTTTGCTCTtg cTGGATTTTTCACAGGAGGTATTGCTGGTGCTTTAGCTGGGAAGGCTTCTGATAGAGGTGTTGTACGTGGAGCTGGATTGGGTGCTGTTGCTGGGGCTGTGCTCTCCGTCGAGATTTTGGAGGCGTCGCGTGATCTACTGCGGCTAGGCCGCCCTGGCTGGCGGAGATCTTCATTGATG GTTACCCTTGCCAATCTTCGTCATGATGTCGATGGAGGAGCGGAAACCAGAGGGCTGTCAAGGGATGTTCTGAAGAAACTACCATCTGATGTGATCTTGAAGGATACCAAGGCAGCTCGGGGTTGCTGTTGTACGATATGTTTGCAG GATGTTGAAGAAGGAGAAACTGCGAGGACTCTGCCCATGTGTCAGCATACGTTTCACTTGGCGTGCGTGGACAAGTGGCTCAGCAGACACGGTTCGTGCCCTTTATGCCGGCGAGATTTGTGA
- the LOC126625623 gene encoding putative pentatricopeptide repeat-containing protein At1g74400 — protein sequence MQMHNVEPDQVTLTVALSACADLGALEMGEWINAYVCHKHGFDTDLCLNNALVNMYAKCGDIGTARRLFDNIREKDVMTCTSMIVGACTTWTSRRSAYPFRKNERSNHARMMEEGKRHFRSMSQEYGLKPREAHFGCMWCGGLCSAHAASTETLNLARKLEPSYAGDDVALSNIYAAKGMWDRKTIVRDRMKQRRSPGCSLIEVGRSIGEFVSADVDHPLRTEIYQILRQLIASMKAYSYSPELSSLNGC from the exons ATGCAGATGCACAATGTGGAACCCGATCAAGTTACATTGACGGTGGCTCTCTCAGCGTGCGCTGATCTTGGAGCGTTAGAAATGGGAGAGTGGATTAACGCTTATGTCTGTCATAAGCATGGGTTTGATACAGATTTATGCTTGAACAATGCGCTTGTCAACATGTATGCAAAATGCGGGGACATTGGAACGGCGAGGAGATTGTTCGATAACATACGAGAGAAGGATGTTATGACATGTACATCGATGATCGTGGGGGCATGCACTACATGGACAAGCAGAAGAAGCGCTTACCCTTTTCGGAAGAATGAAAGAAGCAA CCACGCGAGGATGATGGAGGAAGGGAAGCGGCATTTCAGAAGCATGAGCCAAGAATACGGGTTGAAACCCCGCGAAGCTCATTTTGGGTGCATG TGGTGTGGAGGACTTTGCTCGGCGCATGCAGCCTCCACGGAGACATTAAACTTGGCTCGCAAGTTAGAGCCTAGTTATGCTGGTGATGATGTTGCTTTGTCCAACATCTATGCTGCCAAAGGCATGTGGGATAGGAAGACGATTGTTAGAGATCGAATGAAGCAACGAAGGTCGCCGGGTTGCAGTTTGATTGAGGTGGGAAGGAGTATCGGTGAATTCGTTTCGGCCGATGTCGACCACCCTTTGAGGACTGAAATTTATCAGATTCTTCGGCAGTTGATTGCAAGTATGAAAGCTTATAGCTACTCTCCGGAGCTTTCAAGCCTAAACGGGTGTTGA
- the LOC126626947 gene encoding pentatricopeptide repeat-containing protein At5g66520-like, giving the protein MSVEEPLPANPTTSRALQQHLFSLLQSCNSIKKLTQIHTQITIHGLTQKSYILVRILSLYVASGCLDHARKVFENVENPSTTVWNQMIRGHARSETPRKSVELYKRLVGSEAEADGFTYSYVLSACARSGLVREGEQVHGRVLGSGFDSNLFVQTSLVNLYATGGGSAGGVEYARRVFDGMRERSVVSWNSLLVGYIRCRDVDGARRIFDEMPERNVVSWTTMIAGCAQSGRCKQALSLFGQMRRAGVELDQVALVAALSACAEIGDLKLGRWIHWYIEEQLWMKSQPRLVTLYNALIHMYASCGLIDDAYKLFKQMPRKSTVSWTSIIVGFAKQGRGEEALRIFQLMLSSGVDYVRPDEITFIGVLCACSHAGLVEEGRQLFKFMTQSCRLTPRIEHYGCMVDLLSRAGFLDEAHMLVESIPMNPNEAVWGALLGGCRLHKHAELASKAAQKLTVTLDPDQAAGYLVLLSNVYASAKRWLDVACVRQKMVKMGAKKPPGRSWVQINGAVHSFVAGDRTHKDGSLIYEMLGEITKPDISDVLFHIEE; this is encoded by the coding sequence ATGTCAGTTGAGGAACCCCTTCCCGCCAACCCCACAACCTCCAGAGCTCTGCAACAACACCTCTTCTCTCTACTACAGAGCTGCAACTCGATCAAAAAACTCACCCAAATTCACACCCAAATAACAATTCACGGACTCACACAAAAAAGCTACATTCTTGTTCGGATTTTATCACTCTATGTTGCTTCTGGGTGTCTCGATCACGCCCGCAAAGTTTTCGAAAATGTCGAAAACCCAAGTACTACTGTCTGGAACCAGATGATCAGAGGCCATGCTCGGAGCGAAACTCCGCGGAAATCTGTTGAATTGTATAAACGGCTGGTGGGTTCGGAGGCGGAGGCTGATGGGTTTACTTATTCATATGTTCTTAGTGCTTGTGCGAGGTCGGGGTTGGTGAGAGAAGGGGAACAGGTGCACGGGAGGGTTTTGGGAAGTGGGTTTGATTCCAATTTGTTTGTTCAGACGAGTTTGGTTAATTTGTATGCGACGGGTGGAGGGTCGGCTGGTGGTGTTGAGTATGCACGCCGGGTGTTTGATGGTATGCGTGAGAGGAGTGTTGTGAGTTGGAATTCGCTGCTTGTGGGGTATATAAGGTGTCGGGATGTTGATGGGGCGCGGAGGATTTTTGACGAGATGCCGGAGAGGAATGTTGTTTCATGGACCACCATGATTGCGGGGTGTGCTCAGAGTGGGAGGTGTAAGCAAGCTTTGTCTTTGTTTGGTCAGATGAGGAGGGCCGGTGTGGAACTGGATCAGGTGGCGCTAGTGGCAGCATTATCAGCCTGTGCCGAAATAGGGGACTTGAAACTGGGAAGGTGGATTCACTGGTACATCGAAGAGCAATTGTGGATGAAGTCGCAGCCGCGGTTGGTGACTCTGTACAATGCACTCATACACATGTATGCCAGCTGTGGTTTAATTGATGATGCCTATAAGTTATTCAAGCAGATGCCAAGAAAAAGCACTGTCTCATGGACCAGCATCATCGTTGGATTTGCAAAACAAGGTCGCGGGGAGGAAGCTCTTCGTATCTTTCAGTTGATGCTAAGCTCGGGAGTTGATTATGTAAGACCTGATGAAATCACTTTCATTGGTGTCCTGTGTGCTTGTAGCCATGCTGGATTAGTTGAGGAGGGCCGCCAGCTTTTCAAGTTCATGACCCAATCTTGCAGACTCACCCCGAGGATTGAGCACTATGGGTGCATGGTTGATCTCTTGAGCCGAGCAGGTTTTCTAGATGAAGCGCATATGCTTGTGGAGAGTATTCCTATGAATCCAAACGAAGCTGTTTGGGGTGCTCTCCTTGGCGGTTGTAGGCTTCACAAGCACGCTGAACTCGCATCAAAAGCGGCTCAAAAATTAACAGTTACACTTGACCCTGACCAGGCTGCAGGATATCTTGTGCTCTTGTCAAACGTGTATGCCTCCGCTAAAAGATGGCTAGATGTTGCTTGTGTGAGACAGAAAATGGTTAAGATGGGCGCGAAAAAGCCCCCGGGTCGAAGTTGGGTTCAAATCAATGGAGCTGTTCATAGTTTTGTGGCAGGTGATAGGACCCATAAGGATGGATCTTTGATCTACGAGATGCTTGGTGAGATCACTAAACCAGACATATCAGATGTGCTTTTCCATATTGAAGAATAG
- the LOC126626948 gene encoding protein NEN1-like: MGSRSEDRFEIAFFDVETTVPTRPRQGFAILEFGSILVCPRKLVELDSYSTLVRPADLSAINSLSVRCNGITRDAVVAAPSFQDIADKVYDILHGRIWAGHNILRFDCARIREAFTQIGRPAPEPKGTIDSLALLTQRFGRRAGNMKMATLATYFGLGQQKHRSLDDVRMNLEVLKYCATVLFLESSLPDIFTENSWVSPNAITRSRSDGKSSAEGARINMNTQRENGQMLSSTNQRTGENHPIISLRDNNTEEVSNLVELSTARPDPFDMGPLGDVVMKEFNQPDITLREIPVEESIESSPPAALGSSNGTVEFLQPDEVSIPSICASLVPLYRGSQRIKLLHKDVTLQICCRHMKLRFGINGKYFDHAGRPRLNIVGYASPSLCKVLDACDGIAQKLSMDSGSSSEWRPAVFRNEGFYNCPTVRLHIPTAVCGDIAIYATEIYQKEPSGTEQRLVFTKFDSSELSTLFKPGTFMDAFFSLDPYDYQQRAGIRLVAKKLILHSN; encoded by the exons ATGGGGAGTCGGAGCGAGGACCGGTTCGAAATAGCCTTCTTCGACGTGGAGACGACGGTGCCGACGCGACCCCGGCAGGGCTTCGCTATCTTGGAATTCGGGTCGATTCTCGTTTGCCCTAGGAAGCTGGTGGAGCTCGACAGCTACTCCACCCTGGTCCGACCCGCCGACCTCTCCGCCATCAACTCCTTGTCCGTGCGCTGCAACGGCATTACCCGCGACGCCGTTGTCGCCGCCCCTTCTTTTCAAGACATCGCCGATAAGGTCTACGACATTCTCCACG GACGTATATGGGCTGGTCACAACATTCTGAGGTTTGATTGTGCTCGGATTCGGGAGGCTTTCACACAAATTGGTCGGCCTGCTCCAGAACCGAAAGGTACAATTGATTCCTTGGCATTATTGACACAGCGGTTCGGAAGGAGAGCTGGTAACATGAAG ATGGCCACTCTTGCAACCTATTTCGGGCTTGGACAGCAGAAACACAG GAGTTTGGATGATGTTCGAATGAATCTTGAAGTTCTGAAATACTGTGCAACCGTTTTATTCTTG GAGTCGAGTCTCCCAGACATATTCACGGAGAACAGTTGGGTTTCTCCAAATGCTATCACAAGAAGTCGTAGTGATGGGAAATCTTCTGCTGAGGGGGCTCGCATAAACATGAATACTCAGCGTGAGAATGGTCAGATGTTATCTTCTACAAATCAAAGAACAGGGGAGAATCATCCAATAATATCTCTTAGGGATAACAATACCGAAGAAGTCTCTAATCTGGTTGAATTGAGCACAGCTCGACCAGATCCCTTTGACATGGGCCCACTTGGCGATGTAGTGATGAAAGAGTTTAATCAGCCAGACATCACATTGAGAGAAATACCTGTGGAGGAGTCTATTGAGAGTTCTCCACCTGCTGCATTGGGGAGCTCCAATGGCACTGTGGAGTTTTTACAGCCTGATGAAGTTTCCATTCCTTCTATCTGTGCTTCCCTTGTTCCGTTGTATCGCGGTAGTCAGAGGATAAAGTTGTTGCACAAAGATGTAACTTTGCAGATTTGCTGTAGGCATATGAAATTGCGGTTTGGAATCAATGGAAAGTATTTTGATCATGCTGGCCGGCCACGATTGAATATTGTTGGTTACGCATCACCAAGTTTGTGCAAAGTTCTTGATGCATGTGATGGCATTGCACAAAAGTTGTCTATGGATTCTGGTAGCAGCTCCGAATGGAGGCCTGCTGTTTTCCGAAACGAGGGTTTCTATAACTGTCCTACAGTGAGATTACA TATACCGACAGCAGTATGTGGGGATATTGCAATATACGCAACAGAGATATATCAGAAAGAGCCTTCGGGCACCGAGCAGAGGCTCGTCTTCACCAAGTTTGATTCTTCGGAACTTAGCACCCTTTTCAAACCGGGGACTTTTATGGATGCGTTCTTCTCCTTGGATCCGTACGACTATCAGCAGAGAGCAGGCATTAGGTTGGTGGCAAAGAAATTGATTCTTCATTCCAATTGA
- the LOC126626453 gene encoding two-component response regulator-like APRR1, whose product MEPKVLNLNRDYETGSSGGGGGGCGGGGGGADGFIDRSRVRILLCDNNGSSSEEVFTLLVKCSYQVISVKSPRQVIDALNAEGPDIDLILAEVDLPMRKGMKLLKYITRDRELRRIPVIMMSAEDEVSTVVKCLKLGAADYLVKPLRTNELLNLWTHMWRRRRMLGLAEKNLINYVDLVISDPSGSNTNSTTLFSDDTDDKSGNPETGTSAPEEDKSAAVAAAMELPVKRISEFQPDDPGISDRQTGKFLSAPRKSELKIGIGESSAFFTYVKSSKLKINSQVVAHVEDIATEHLRIEEKHQEFVCHQVVDDDPQVHGNGEAWESNLQGDDLPSSNSIPDSLSLERSSTPSGSMELQHQRSFEEDRSSQVPAHPRNELQHDFSGLPAQAAYQYYMPGAVNQVMMSSSPQVYQKNLQDMQNHAMMPQYNHLPHCPPHINGMASFPYYSICMHPGQQMLNAQPWPSFGSSASTEVNPNKVDRREAALIKFRQKRKERCFDKKIRYVNRKKLAERRPRVRGQFVRKLNGVNVDLNGEPASVEDDEEDERDDEELASRDSSPEDGAP is encoded by the exons ATGGAGCCGAAGGTGCTGAATTTGAACAGGGACTATGAAACTGGTAGCAGTGGCGGCGGGGGTGGAGGTTGTGgcggcggtggtggtggtgctgatGGGTTCATCGACAGGAGCAGAGTGAGGATTTTACTGTGCGATAACAACGGGTCCAGTTCGGAAGAGGTTTTCACGCTTCTTGTGAAATGCTCTTACCAGG TTATTTCTGTGAAGTCTCCTCGACAGGTGATTGATGCATTGAATGCAGAGGGACCTGATATCGATCTCATACTTGCCGAAGTTGACCTTCCAATGCGCAAAGGCATGAAATTGTTGAAGTACATCACACGGGACAGAGAGTTAAGGCGCATTCCTGTAATCA TGATGTCGGCAGAAGATGAGGTCTCTACTGTTGTTAAGTGCTTGAAGCTTGGAGCAGCAGACTATCTTGTAAAGCCTTTACGAACTAATGAGCTTCTGAActtgtggacgcacatgtggaGAAGAAGGCGCATG CTTGGGCTGGCAGAGAAGAACCTTATAAATTATGTTGATCTGGTGATATCAGACCCTAGCGGATCCAATACAAACAGTACTACTTTATTCTCGGATGACACAGATGATAAATCTGGCAATCCCGAGACAGGAACCTCAGCTCCTGAGGAAGATAAG tctgctgctgttgctgctgctATGGAGCTTCCGGTCAAGAGAATATCAGAATTTCAGCCTGATGATCCAGGAATAAGTGACCGCCAAACTG GAAAGTTTTTATCTGCCCCAAGAAAGAGTGAACTAAAGATTGGCATTGGCGAGTCATCTGCCTTCTTTACCTATGTCAAATCAAGCAAACTTAAAATCAACTCCCAGGTGGTTGCCCATGTTGAAGACATTGCCACTGAACATTTGAGGATAGAAGAGAAACATCAAGAATTTGTTTGCCACCAAGTGGTTGATGATGATCCCCAAGTACATGGAAATGGAGAGGCATGGGAAAGCAACTTACAGGGAGATGACTTGCCAAGTAGTAATAGTATCCCAGATTCTCTTTCGTTGGAGAGGTCTAGTACCCCGTCTGGATCAATGGAACTTCAACATCAGAGAAGTTTTGAGGAAGACAGATCCTCTCAAGTGCCTGCACATCCAAGAAATGAACTTCAACATGATTTTTCTGGCTTACCTGCCCAAGCCGCCTATCAATATTATATGCCGGGGGCTGTCAATCAAGTTATGATGTCATCGTCACCCCAAGTTTATCAAAAGAATCTGCAAGACATGCAAAATCATGCTATGATGCCACAATACAATCATCTTCCGCACTGCCCTCCACACATAAATGGGATGGCTTCGTTCCCCTATTATAGTATATGCATGCATCCTGGTCAACAAATGCTGAATGCTCAGCCATGGCCCTCATTTGGAAGTTCAGCTTCCACTGAAGTGAATCCAAATAAGGTTGACAGAAGGGAGGCagcattgattaaatttaggCAAAAAAGAAAGGAGCGGTGTTTTGATAAAAAGATCAGGTATGTAAATCGAAAGAAACTTGCCGAAAGGAGGCCTCGTGTCCGGGGACAGTTTGTGAGGAAGTTAAATGGTGTAAATGTGGATCTTAACGGCGAGCCTGCATctgttgaagatgatgaggaGGATGAAAGGGACGACGAGGAGCTTGCATCAAGGGATTCCTCACCGGAAGATGGTGCTCCTTAA
- the LOC126626454 gene encoding pentatricopeptide repeat-containing protein At5g61370, mitochondrial has protein sequence MRSVLLSKWQRFLLQNAVSTQKSQCFSFFYYSTMLPASSPPELQELCTIISSAIGGLDDLESSLNEFSASLTSSLVTQVIDSCKSEAPTRRLLRFFSWCHKNLGYGLEDKDYNYGIRVFAEKKDHTAMNIVLSDLVKAGRVMEAQTFGLVTEALVKLGKEDEALGMFKNLDKYKCPQDGVTVIAIVNALCAQGHAKRAEGVVLHHRDKIAGIEPCIYKSLLYGWSVQENVKEARRIIKEMKSIGIMPDLFCYNTFLRALCERNLKLNPSGLVPEALNVMIEMRSYRISPNSISYNILLSCLGRTRRVKESCNILETMKKTGCSPDCVSYYLVVRVLYLSGRFGKGNKMVDEMLEQGLQPNRKFYYDLIGVLVGKDRPHYALELLQRMKASALGGYGPVYDVLIPKFCRGGDFEKGRELWHEAVAMGITLRCSSNLLDPSITEVFKPTRNEEKLRLAECANAKAEEKVRRRTGKTKQTKKKKKILRRMLKKKMKKKKKSAPT, from the coding sequence ATGCGTTCTGTATTGCTATCGAAATGGCAGAGGTTTTTGCTGCAAAATGCAGTCAGTACTCAGAAATCTCAATGCTTTTCGTTTTTTTACTACTCTACCATGTTGCCTGCGTCTTCGCCACCCGAGCTGCAAGAGCTGTGTACCATTATTTCAAGTGCAATTGGCGGTCTGGATGACTTGGAATCGAGTCTAAATGAGTTTTCGGCTTCCTTAACATCGTCGCTTGTGACCCAAGTAATCGATTCTTGCAAAAGCGAAGCACCCACTAGAAGGTTGCTCAGGTTCTTCTCCTGGTGCCATAAGAATTTGGGTTATGGTTTGGAAGACAAGGACTATAACTATGGCATTCGGGTTTTCGCAGAGAAGAAGGACCACACGGCAATGAACATTGTACTCTCTGATCTTGTGAAGGCGGGCCGGGTGATGGAAGCTCAAACTTTTGGTCTTGTTACTGAGGCATTGGTCAAGTTGGGGAAGGAAGATGAGGCATTGGGTATGTTTAAGAACTTGGACAAGTACAAGTGCCCTCAAGATGGTGTTACAGTCATTGCCATTGTCAATGCGCTTTGCGCTCAAGGGCACGCTAAAAGAGCAGAAGGGGTTGTTTTGCACCACAGGGATAAGATTGCCGGTATAGAGCCTTGTATTTACAAAAGTCTTTTGTATGGATGGTCTGTGCAGGAGAATGTGAAGGAAGCAAGAAGGATCATCAAAGAAATGAAGTCGATTGGGATTATGCCAGACTTGTTTTGCTACAACACATTCCTTCGGGCCCTTTGCGAGAGAAACCTCAAGCTCAATCCATCTGGACTAGTTCCTGAAGCTTTAAATGTGATGATTGAGATGAGGTCTTATAGAATTTCTCCCAATTCCATTAGTTACAATATATTGCTTTCTTGTTTGGGAAGAACAAGAAGAGTCAAGGAATCTTGTAACATTCTTGAGACTATGAAAAAGACAGGCTGCTCTCCGGATTGCGTTAGCTATTACCTTGTGGTAAGAGTGTTGTATTTGTCCGGAAGATTTGGTAAAGGAAATAAGATGGTGGACGAGATGCTTGAACAGGGCCTGCAACCGAATCGTAAGTTCTACTATGACTTGATTGGTGTACTCGTTGGCAAGGATAGACCACATTATGCTCTGGAGCTACTTCAAAGAATGAAGGCAAGCGCATTGGGAGGTTATGGGCCGGTTTATGATGTGCTGATTCCCAAGTTTTGTAGGGGAGGGGACTTTGAAAAGGGTAGAGAGCTCTGGCATGAAGCCGTGGCTATGGGCATCACTCTTCGCTGCTCGAGCAATTTGTTGGACCCCTCGATCACTGAGGTTTTCAAGCCAACTAGGAATGAGGAAAAACTCCGCCTTGCAGAATGCGCCAATGCAAAGGCTGAAGAGAAAGTTAGAAGAAGGACGGGAAAGACAAagcagacgaagaagaagaaaaagattcTAAGGAGGATgctgaagaagaaaatgaagaagaaaaagaaatccgCCCCAACTTAA
- the LOC126626672 gene encoding probable xyloglucan 6-xylosyltransferase 5 has product MGQDSPFAAQKRTSSGGLPTTTTGTSANGRAGRGYGALPRGRQIQKTFNNIKITILCGFVTILVLRGTIGVGSLGSSETDAVNQNLIEETNRILAEIRSDSDPNDPDELTETNPNITYTLGPKIANWDAERKDWLRSNPDFPSLVNGKPRVLLVTGSPPKPCDNPIGDHYLLKVIKNKIDYCRLHGIEIVYNLAHLDKELAGYWAKLPLIRRLMLSHPEVEWIWWMDSDALFTDMVFEIPLSKYDSHNLVIHGYPDLLFDQKSWIALNTGSFLFRNCQWSLDLLDAWAPMGPKGPIREEAGKILTANLKGRPAFEADDQSALIYLLLSQKDQWMEKVYVENSYYLHGYWAGLVDRYEEMIEKYHPGLGDERWPFVTHFVGCKPCGSYGDYPVERCLSSMERAFNFADNQVLKLYGFRHRGLLSPKIKRIRNETAAPLEFVDQYDIRRHPVQGGSGSHS; this is encoded by the coding sequence ATGGGGCAAGACAGTCCTTTCGCAGCTCAGAAGCGAACCAGCTCGGGCGGGCTTCCGACAACCACCACTGGAACCTCGGCCAACGGCCGTGCGGGCCGCGGTTACGGAGCCCTGCCACGTGGACGACAGATCCAGAAGACATTCAACAacatcaaaatcaccatcctCTGCGGCTTCGTCACCATCCTCGTCCTCCGCGGCACGATCGGCGTCGGCAGCCTCGGCAGCTCCGAGACCGACGCCGTCAACCAGAATCTGATTGAAGAGACGAACCGGATCCTCGCCGAGATCCGGTCCGATTCCGACCCCAACGACCCGGACGAGCTCACCGAGACCAACCCCAACATCACATACACGCTCGGACCCAAGATCGCGAATTGGGACGCGGAGCGGAAGGATTGGCTCCGGTCGAACCCAGATTTTCCGAGCTTGGTCAACGGTAAGCCCCGTGTTCTTCTCGTTACTGGGTCTCCTCCTAAGCCTTGTGATAACCCAATTGGGGATCATTACTTGCTGAAAGTAATCAAGAACAAAATTGATTACTGTAGACTTCATGGGATTGAAATTGTGTATAATTTAGCTCATTTGGATAAGGAACTCGCCGGGTATTGGGCGAAATTGCCGTTGATTCGGAGGCTGATGCTTTCGCATCCGGAGGTTGAGTGGATTTGGTGGATGGATAGTGATGCATTGTTCACTGACATGGTGTTTGAGATTCCGCTGTCGAAGTATGATAGTCATAATCTAGTGATTCACGGGTACCCCGATTTGTTGTTTGATCAGAAGTCGTGGATTGCGCTGAACACCGGGAGTTTTCTGTTTAGGAATTGCCAGTGGTCTTTGGATTTGCTCGATGCTTGGGCTCCGATGGGTCCTAAGGGTCCGATAAGGGAGGAGGCCGGGAAGATTTTGACGGCTAATTTGAAGGGGAGGCCGGCATTTGAGGCGGATGATCAGTCTGCATTGATATACTTGTTGCTTTCGCAGAAGGATCAGTGGATGGAGAAGGTGTACGTTGAGAATTCGTATTATTTGCACGGTTACTGGGCTGGATTGGTGGATCGGTACGAGGAGATGATCGAGAAGTATCATCCCGGTTTGGGTGATGAAAGGTGGCCGTTTGTGACCCATTTCGTGGGTTGCAAACCCTGTGGAAGCTACGGAGATTACCCGGTGGAGCGGTGCTTGAGCAGCATGGAGAGGGCATTTAATTTTGCGGATAACCAGGTGCTTAAGCTCTACGGGTTTAGGCACAGGGGTTTGTTGAGCCCTAAGATCAAGAGGATCAGGAACGAGACAGCAGCCCCTCTAGAGTTTGTTGATCAGTATGATATTAGGCGGCATCCAGTGCAAGGGGGCAGTGGATCACACAGCTAA
- the LOC126624992 gene encoding uncharacterized protein LOC126624992 gives MAGEHFDSASFIFKRIPETQFKEWSMVAIRDSPSPNTDSSVFPPINHENLHRPSQPDQKHPDPLSPSLTSPLLSSSSSSSLSSFSPSDSDEPGPVSPLPSVAQVRKPGEFSTWVGIGFGLLRSKLSAMASSSVFDKVWSFASGAGMAGVVFVLWSLFLRARRRRYRNRLMLIGNEKDEKINKLLHQIAQMNEVLVARHRVLAPKLAN, from the exons ATGGCGGGCGAGCACTTCGATTCAGCGAGCTTCATATTCAAACGCATCCCCGAAACCCAATTCAAAGAATGGTCCATGGTCGCCATCAGAGACTCTCCCTCACCCAACACTGACTCCTCCGTCTTCCCTCCAATCAACCACGAAAATCTCCACCGTCCATCACAACCTGATCAAAAGCACCCAGACCCATTATCGCCATCCCTGACGTCTCCGTTGCTATCGTCGTCTTCGTCGTCGTCGCTGTCGTCATTCTCACCGTCCGATTCCGATGAACCGGGCCCGGTTTCGCCGCTTCCGTCCGTTGCCCAGGTCCGGAAACCCGGCGAATTCTCCACCTGGGTAGGAATTGGTTTTGGGTTACTGCGTTCCAAGCTTTCTGCCATGGCTTCCTCATCTGTGTTCGATAAAGTTTGGAGCTTTGCCTCCGGCGCAGGAATGGCGGGTGTGGTGTTCGTGTTATGGTCCTTGTTCTTGCGGGCTCGGCGAAGGCGGTATCGAAATCGTTTGATGTTGATTGGCAACGAGAAAGACGAG AAAATTAATAAACTGCTGCACCAAATCGCTCAGATGAACGAAGTTCTAGTCGCTCGGCATAGAGTTCTGGCTCCCAAACTGGCTAATTGA